A part of bacterium genomic DNA contains:
- the glyA gene encoding serine hydroxymethyltransferase, with protein MEKIKAFDEEVYRIIKQDEERQRNTLNLIASENYASLSVREAAGSGLTNKYAEGYPNKRYYGGCEFVDEVENLAIKRAKELFNAEYVNVQPHSGTQANMAAYLAFLSPGDIIMGMDLQSGGHLSHGAGVNFSGQIFSSIAYGVNPKTGLIDFNIVRDLAKKYSPRMIICGASSYPRIIDFGEFRKIADEIDSLLVADIAHIAGLIAGNVHPSPIGIADIITTTTHKTLRGPRGGMIMAKEEYGRLIDKTIFPGIQGGPLMHIIAAKAICFKEALSPDFKEYAKQVVRNASVLAESLTSFGFKLITGGTDNHLFLIDLSPMGITGKIGEELLGEQGIIVNKNAIPYDSLPPTITSGIRMGTPALTTRGMKEEQMKEIARLIERVIRGKENVKKEVASLCEAFPIQ; from the coding sequence ATGGAAAAGATAAAAGCATTTGATGAGGAGGTATATAGAATAATAAAGCAGGATGAAGAGAGGCAAAGGAATACATTAAACCTCATTGCCTCAGAGAATTATGCAAGCCTTTCAGTTAGAGAAGCAGCAGGTTCTGGATTGACAAACAAGTATGCAGAGGGCTATCCAAACAAGAGATACTATGGGGGTTGTGAGTTTGTAGATGAAGTAGAGAATCTTGCCATCAAGCGGGCAAAGGAGCTTTTTAATGCAGAATATGTAAATGTCCAGCCACACTCAGGAACACAGGCAAATATGGCAGCCTATCTTGCATTTCTATCTCCTGGTGATATTATTATGGGAATGGACCTACAATCAGGAGGCCATCTTTCACACGGTGCAGGGGTTAATTTCTCAGGACAAATATTTAGCTCTATAGCTTATGGCGTTAATCCAAAAACAGGCCTTATAGATTTTAACATCGTAAGAGATTTGGCAAAAAAATATAGCCCACGGATGATTATCTGTGGTGCATCTTCCTATCCAAGGATAATAGATTTTGGGGAATTTAGAAAGATTGCAGATGAGATAGATAGCTTGCTGGTAGCAGACATTGCCCATATTGCTGGGCTTATCGCAGGTAATGTCCACCCAAGCCCGATTGGAATAGCCGATATTATCACCACAACAACCCATAAGACATTGAGGGGCCCCCGAGGTGGGATGATTATGGCAAAAGAAGAATACGGGAGGCTCATTGATAAAACAATATTCCCTGGAATTCAAGGAGGGCCTCTAATGCACATCATTGCCGCTAAAGCTATATGTTTTAAAGAGGCTTTATCCCCTGATTTTAAGGAATATGCAAAGCAAGTGGTAAGAAATGCTTCTGTATTGGCAGAAAGCCTTACCTCCTTTGGTTTTAAGCTAATCACGGGTGGAACGGATAACCACCTTTTTTTGATTGACCTAAGCCCTATGGGAATAACAGGAAAAATAGGAGAAGAGCTGCTTGGTGAACAGGGCATCATTGTTAATAAAAATGCCATTCCCTATGATTCTCTTCCCCCCACCATAACCTCTGGAATAAGAATGGGGACACCAGCCCTTACTACGAGAGGGATGAAAGAGGAGCAAATGAAAGAGATAGCAAGGCTTATTGAAAGGGTAATCAGGGGAAAAGAAAATGTGAAAAAAGAGGTTGCCTCCCTTTGCGAAGCATTTCCCATACAATGA